In the genome of Actinomadura graeca, one region contains:
- a CDS encoding SDR family NAD(P)-dependent oxidoreductase, which yields MGRVLIVTGGGSGIGAAVARGAAEDDHVVICGRRKEALDRVAAETGAEPRVCDVASPGAVAELVEGVVATHGRLDGLVANAGVLRNGAILDLSPEDWQVTVDTNLTSVFLLAKAALPHLIEARGALVTVSSVAALRVPTGVAAYATSKAGLTMLTQTIAADYGPRGVRANVVCPGWIRTEMSDAEMEVFGGPHGLGREEAYEEVTRLVPQRRAGSPEEAAAAVLWLLGPEASYVNGAVLSVDGGTALPDPGTVPFEFQITPRPSS from the coding sequence ATGGGACGGGTGCTGATCGTCACCGGCGGGGGCAGCGGGATCGGCGCGGCCGTCGCGCGCGGCGCCGCCGAGGACGACCACGTGGTGATCTGCGGCCGCCGCAAGGAGGCGCTGGACCGGGTCGCCGCCGAGACCGGCGCCGAGCCGCGGGTCTGCGACGTGGCCTCGCCGGGCGCCGTGGCCGAGCTGGTGGAGGGCGTCGTCGCCACCCACGGGAGGCTGGACGGGCTGGTCGCCAACGCCGGGGTCCTGCGCAACGGCGCCATCCTGGACCTGTCGCCCGAGGACTGGCAGGTCACCGTGGACACCAACCTGACCTCGGTGTTCCTGCTGGCCAAGGCGGCGCTGCCGCATCTGATCGAGGCGCGGGGCGCACTGGTGACGGTCTCGTCGGTGGCCGCGCTGCGCGTACCGACGGGCGTCGCGGCCTACGCCACGTCCAAGGCGGGGCTGACCATGCTGACGCAGACGATCGCGGCGGACTACGGGCCGCGCGGCGTCCGCGCCAACGTGGTGTGCCCCGGCTGGATCCGCACCGAGATGTCGGACGCGGAGATGGAGGTCTTCGGCGGGCCGCACGGCCTCGGGCGCGAGGAGGCGTACGAGGAGGTCACGCGGCTCGTCCCGCAGCGCAGGGCGGGCTCGCCGGAGGAGGCCGCGGCGGCGGTGCTGTGGCTGCTCGGCCCGGAGGCGTCCTACGTGAACGGCGCCGTGCTGAGCGTGGACGGCGGCACCGCGCTGCCCGACCCGGGGACGGTGCCGTTCGAGTTCCAGATCACGCCCCGCCCGTCGTCCTGA
- a CDS encoding LLM class flavin-dependent oxidoreductase yields MSVPFSVLDLAPVVSGSTSAQALRDTLDLARHAERLGFHRYWLAEHHAMPGIASSATAVLIGQVAAVTSTMRVGSGGVMLPNHAPMVVAEQFGTLEALHPGRIDLGLGRAPGTDQATALALRRSPEALSVDDFPEQVVELRGYFADDSKVTPAAGNGPPVWLLGSSGYSARLAGLLGLPFAFAHHFSAENTVPALALYRDSFRPGALDEPYAMIGVSVTAADTDERAQELAAPQSLAFVRLRQGRPGPLPSPEETAAHPYTPLERRMIDERIRDQVVGGPETVRERMDALIARTAADEVMVTTMVYDHADRLRSYDILAGLYRDGLVPAVRTTGGA; encoded by the coding sequence ATGAGCGTCCCGTTCTCCGTCCTCGACCTCGCCCCCGTCGTCAGCGGCTCCACCTCCGCCCAGGCGCTGCGCGACACCCTCGACCTGGCCCGGCACGCCGAGCGGCTCGGCTTCCACCGGTACTGGCTCGCCGAGCACCACGCGATGCCGGGGATCGCCAGCTCGGCGACCGCCGTGCTGATCGGGCAGGTCGCGGCGGTGACGTCCACGATGCGGGTGGGATCGGGCGGCGTCATGCTGCCGAACCACGCGCCGATGGTCGTCGCCGAGCAGTTCGGGACGCTGGAGGCGCTTCATCCCGGGCGCATCGACCTCGGCCTCGGGCGCGCCCCCGGTACCGACCAGGCCACCGCGCTCGCGCTGCGCCGCTCCCCCGAGGCGCTGTCGGTGGACGACTTCCCCGAGCAGGTCGTGGAACTGCGCGGCTACTTCGCCGACGACAGCAAGGTGACGCCCGCGGCGGGCAACGGGCCCCCGGTGTGGCTGCTCGGCTCCAGCGGCTACAGCGCGCGGCTCGCCGGCCTGCTCGGGCTGCCGTTCGCGTTCGCTCACCACTTCAGCGCCGAGAACACCGTGCCCGCGCTGGCCCTGTACCGCGACTCGTTCCGGCCGGGTGCGCTGGACGAGCCGTACGCGATGATCGGCGTCTCGGTCACCGCCGCCGACACCGACGAGCGGGCCCAGGAGCTGGCCGCGCCGCAGTCACTGGCGTTCGTGCGGCTCCGGCAGGGGCGCCCGGGGCCGCTCCCCTCACCGGAGGAGACCGCGGCGCACCCCTACACGCCGCTGGAACGCCGGATGATCGACGAGCGGATCCGGGACCAGGTGGTGGGCGGCCCCGAGACCGTCCGCGAACGGATGGACGCGCTCATCGCGCGGACGGCGGCCGACGAGGTCATGGTCACGACGATGGTGTACGACCACGCCGACCGCCTGCGCTCCTACGACATCCTCGCCGGGCTCTACCGGGACGGCCTCGTGCCCGCGGTCAGGACGACGGGCGGGGCGTGA
- a CDS encoding branched-chain amino acid ABC transporter permease yields MLEGAIAGLAGGGAYAALGLCLTLMFRLVRVVNFAQVAIGVIGVYTMAVASEHGWPYGAAALAGLLASGLVAAALGWVMGKWFGEAGADQRSAISIAFLVGLLAVSFLVFGTDPRRMPGKFGGSLFTLDGITVTQAAAVCTVGSVVVAGIAWLVLTRTVLGLRLRALSERPTTAELHAIPSRRLGVGMWAVTGLLAAAVLLVIAPQQTSDQTSLALMVIPAGTAALVGGFRSLGRTVAGGLGLGALQGALAHVTELQQYRDTVPFLAILAILIWSQRREVWDAAR; encoded by the coding sequence ATGCTTGAGGGTGCCATCGCGGGCCTTGCCGGGGGCGGCGCGTACGCCGCCCTCGGCCTGTGCCTCACACTGATGTTCCGCCTGGTGAGGGTCGTCAACTTCGCGCAGGTGGCGATCGGCGTGATCGGCGTCTACACCATGGCGGTCGCGTCCGAGCACGGCTGGCCCTACGGGGCGGCCGCGCTCGCCGGCCTGCTCGCCTCCGGCCTGGTCGCCGCCGCGCTCGGCTGGGTGATGGGCAAGTGGTTCGGCGAGGCCGGCGCCGACCAGCGCTCCGCGATCTCCATCGCGTTCCTGGTCGGGCTGCTCGCCGTGTCGTTCCTGGTCTTCGGCACGGACCCGCGCCGGATGCCGGGCAAGTTCGGCGGCTCGCTGTTCACCCTCGACGGCATCACGGTGACGCAGGCGGCGGCGGTGTGCACCGTCGGCTCGGTCGTGGTCGCGGGCATCGCCTGGCTCGTCCTCACCCGGACCGTCCTCGGCCTGCGGCTCCGCGCGCTGTCGGAACGCCCGACGACCGCCGAGCTGCACGCCATCCCGTCCCGCCGCCTCGGCGTCGGCATGTGGGCGGTCACCGGGCTGCTGGCGGCGGCGGTCCTGCTCGTCATCGCGCCGCAGCAGACCAGCGACCAGACGTCGCTGGCGCTGATGGTCATCCCCGCGGGGACCGCGGCGCTGGTCGGGGGCTTCCGCAGCCTCGGCCGCACGGTCGCGGGCGGCCTCGGGCTCGGCGCGCTCCAGGGCGCGCTCGCCCACGTCACCGAGCTCCAGCAGTACCGGGACACGGTGCCGTTCCTGGCGATCCTCGCCATCTTGATCTGGTCCCAGCGACGGGAGGTGTGGGATGCGGCACGCTGA
- a CDS encoding NAD(P)-dependent oxidoreductase has product MTDKTPVTVLGLGLMGSALAEALLAAGHPVTVWNRTPAKAAPLVAKGAVQASVPDEALAAGPLVIVCLSLYSDAGDVLAGASLTGRTVVQLTNGTPRQARALAETVTGRDGRYVDGGIMAVPQMIGKPGALILYSGDEAAFTEHRDVLAALAEPRHLGGDPGLAPLYDLALLDGMYGMLAGFYHGLALVRSENVEAAEFTPMAVAWLTAMLRSLPAGGRAVDTGEFGTDVSSITTSQVAFPGLIETCRDQGVDPWYLLPLRDLLDRAVAEGHGSDGLARMVTLLERG; this is encoded by the coding sequence ATGACCGACAAGACTCCCGTGACCGTCCTCGGGCTGGGACTGATGGGATCGGCCCTCGCCGAGGCACTGCTGGCGGCCGGGCACCCCGTCACCGTCTGGAACCGCACCCCCGCGAAGGCCGCGCCGCTGGTGGCCAAGGGTGCCGTCCAGGCGTCCGTCCCGGACGAGGCGCTCGCCGCGGGCCCGCTGGTGATCGTGTGCCTGTCCCTCTACTCCGACGCGGGGGACGTGCTCGCCGGCGCCAGCCTGACCGGGCGCACCGTCGTGCAGCTCACCAACGGCACGCCGCGCCAGGCCCGCGCCCTGGCCGAGACCGTCACCGGGCGAGACGGCCGGTACGTCGACGGCGGCATCATGGCCGTCCCGCAGATGATCGGAAAGCCCGGCGCGCTCATCCTCTACAGCGGCGACGAGGCGGCGTTCACCGAGCACCGCGACGTGCTCGCCGCCCTCGCCGAGCCACGCCACCTCGGCGGCGACCCGGGGCTGGCGCCGCTGTACGACCTGGCGCTGCTGGACGGCATGTACGGGATGCTCGCGGGCTTCTACCACGGGCTCGCGCTCGTCCGCTCCGAGAACGTCGAGGCCGCGGAGTTCACCCCGATGGCGGTCGCCTGGCTGACCGCGATGCTGCGCTCCCTGCCCGCGGGCGGCCGGGCCGTCGACACCGGCGAGTTCGGCACCGACGTCTCCAGCATCACCACCAGCCAGGTCGCCTTCCCCGGCCTGATCGAGACGTGCCGCGACCAGGGCGTGGACCCCTGGTACCTGCTCCCGCTGCGCGACCTGCTCGACCGCGCCGTGGCGGAGGGACACGGCTCCGACGGCCTCGCCCGGATGGTCACCCTGCTGGAACGGGGATAG
- a CDS encoding BTAD domain-containing putative transcriptional regulator: protein MRFGVLGPLEVRAEDGTPVQVADLKVRALLAALLAHAGRAVPSGRLIDDLWGGGALPADPAATLRARVSQLRRTLEDAEPGARALVRSRPPGYRLDARPDDAARFAALAARAAGTGDPAERAALLDEALGLWRGPAYAGFADTASAGPEAARLDDLRLAALEGRAEARLDLGEHESLAAELRGLVDEHPLRERLRAAYMRALYRTGRPAEALAAYDEHRRRLRDELGADPGPALAALHRAVLRQDPAEGPRAPVAALPAEVTPLIGRDAALREITGLLDGARLLTLHGPGGVGKTRLAVAAAGRVLGRHPDGVWFVPLDEGAPPGASADDVAGVVAGVLGLRDDAGTPGTPGGRLAEALRGKRALLVLDNCEHAVEGVARLVAGLLRDVPGVRVLATGREPLGISGERLWTVPPLSAPDAAELFAARAADAAPGFPADATGSGAVAVICARLDGLPLALELAATRVRALGVDELARRLDDRFRLLSAGARDAPARQRTLRAVIDWSWEPLDEAERATLRRLAVHAGGATLDAAAEVGGGDLDVLARLVDRSLVVVGEGPRYRLLESVAAYCVERLREAGEYEETRRRHVHHYTTLAEHLETRLRGAGQREALARLRAETANLRTALDTAVQHGDADVALRLVNAMGWAWFLWGRVSEARRALERALALPGGSPVALARARAWHTGFTMLDGDGADRDERCRAALSAFDGLSAPDKAGDPWGRAWAAWFLGSVRAGFGDLTEIGDLTGRALAGFRALGDGWGEAAALATRAAQAVVAGDLGAAGRDGERSLELFGAAGDRWGRLQATGTLGLVAEVTGDYDRAAGLHGRGLRDAEELGLWTEVSGALSRLGRIALLTGDHERADALHERARLLAVRESHRRMEHFADVGLALAARRRGALEEAETRLRGWLDWCRGIDGAPGLAFLLAELGFIAELRGDAAGALALHAEGLAAARATGNPRAVALALEGTAGAQALAGRIEDAARSLDAASGRRASAGAPLPPAERGDVDRITARIAQARRARGSASSITAPVSTNAAG from the coding sequence ATGCGCTTCGGGGTGCTCGGCCCGCTGGAGGTGCGGGCCGAGGACGGCACGCCGGTCCAGGTCGCCGACCTGAAGGTCCGCGCGCTGCTGGCCGCGCTGCTCGCGCACGCCGGGCGCGCCGTCCCGTCCGGGCGGCTCATCGACGACCTGTGGGGCGGCGGCGCGCTGCCCGCCGACCCGGCGGCGACGCTCCGGGCACGCGTCTCGCAGCTCCGCCGCACTCTGGAGGACGCCGAGCCGGGCGCCCGCGCCTTGGTGCGGTCGCGCCCGCCCGGGTACCGGCTGGACGCCCGCCCCGACGACGCGGCGCGCTTCGCCGCCCTCGCCGCGCGTGCCGCGGGGACCGGCGATCCGGCGGAGCGCGCGGCCCTGCTGGACGAGGCGCTCGGGCTGTGGCGCGGCCCCGCCTACGCGGGCTTCGCCGACACCGCGTCCGCCGGGCCGGAGGCCGCCCGCCTGGACGACCTGCGCCTGGCGGCTCTGGAAGGGCGGGCCGAGGCGCGCCTGGACCTCGGCGAGCACGAGTCCCTGGCCGCCGAGCTGCGCGGGCTCGTGGACGAGCATCCGCTGAGGGAGCGGCTCCGCGCGGCGTACATGCGCGCCCTCTACCGGACGGGCCGCCCGGCCGAGGCGCTCGCGGCCTACGACGAGCACCGCCGCAGGCTGCGCGACGAGCTGGGCGCCGACCCGGGCCCGGCGCTCGCCGCCCTGCACCGGGCCGTCCTCCGCCAGGACCCGGCCGAGGGCCCGCGCGCGCCGGTGGCGGCCCTGCCCGCCGAGGTGACCCCGCTGATCGGCCGCGACGCGGCGCTGCGCGAGATCACGGGCCTGCTGGACGGGGCGCGGCTGCTGACCCTGCACGGGCCGGGCGGCGTCGGCAAGACGCGGCTGGCGGTGGCGGCGGCCGGGCGGGTCCTGGGACGCCATCCGGACGGTGTCTGGTTCGTCCCGCTGGACGAGGGCGCGCCGCCGGGCGCGTCCGCCGACGACGTGGCGGGGGTGGTCGCGGGCGTGCTCGGCCTGCGCGACGACGCCGGGACGCCGGGCACCCCCGGCGGGCGGCTGGCGGAGGCGCTGCGCGGCAAGCGGGCCCTGCTCGTCCTGGACAACTGCGAGCACGCCGTCGAGGGGGTGGCCCGGCTGGTCGCGGGGCTGCTGCGGGACGTCCCCGGCGTGCGCGTCCTCGCGACGGGCCGGGAGCCGCTCGGCATCTCCGGGGAGCGGCTGTGGACCGTCCCGCCGCTGTCCGCGCCCGACGCGGCGGAGCTGTTCGCGGCGCGGGCGGCGGACGCGGCGCCCGGCTTCCCCGCCGACGCGACCGGGTCCGGCGCCGTGGCGGTGATCTGCGCGCGGCTCGACGGCCTTCCGCTCGCGCTGGAGCTGGCGGCCACCCGCGTCCGCGCGCTCGGCGTCGACGAGTTGGCGCGGCGGCTGGACGACCGGTTCCGGCTGCTGTCGGCGGGCGCCCGGGACGCCCCCGCCAGGCAGCGGACGCTCCGCGCGGTCATCGACTGGAGCTGGGAGCCGCTGGACGAGGCCGAGAGGGCGACGCTGCGCCGCCTCGCCGTCCACGCGGGCGGCGCGACCCTCGACGCGGCCGCCGAGGTGGGCGGCGGCGACCTGGACGTGCTGGCGCGCCTGGTGGACCGGTCGCTGGTCGTGGTGGGTGAAGGTCCCCGCTACCGGCTGCTGGAATCGGTCGCCGCGTACTGCGTCGAACGGCTCCGCGAGGCGGGCGAGTACGAGGAGACACGGCGGCGCCACGTCCACCACTACACGACCCTGGCCGAACACCTGGAAACACGCCTGCGCGGTGCGGGCCAGCGCGAGGCCCTCGCGCGGCTGCGCGCGGAGACGGCCAACCTGAGGACGGCGCTGGACACCGCCGTCCAGCACGGCGACGCGGACGTGGCCCTGCGGCTGGTCAACGCCATGGGCTGGGCCTGGTTCCTGTGGGGCCGCGTGAGCGAGGCCCGGCGCGCGCTGGAGCGGGCACTGGCCCTCCCGGGAGGGAGTCCCGTCGCGCTGGCCAGGGCGCGGGCCTGGCACACCGGGTTCACCATGCTCGACGGTGACGGCGCCGACCGCGACGAGCGCTGCCGTGCCGCGCTCTCCGCCTTCGACGGGCTCTCAGCGCCGGACAAGGCCGGTGACCCGTGGGGGAGGGCATGGGCGGCTTGGTTCCTCGGCTCGGTCCGGGCCGGGTTCGGCGACCTCACCGAGATCGGCGACCTCACCGGGCGGGCGCTCGCCGGGTTCCGTGCCCTCGGCGACGGCTGGGGCGAGGCGGCGGCGCTCGCCACCCGCGCCGCGCAGGCCGTCGTCGCGGGCGACCTCGGCGCCGCGGGCCGCGACGGCGAGCGGTCCCTGGAGCTGTTCGGCGCGGCGGGCGACCGCTGGGGACGCCTCCAGGCCACCGGGACGCTCGGCCTCGTCGCGGAGGTGACCGGCGACTATGACCGCGCCGCCGGGCTGCACGGGCGCGGCCTGCGCGACGCCGAGGAGCTCGGCCTGTGGACGGAGGTGTCCGGCGCGCTGTCCAGGCTCGGCCGGATCGCGCTGCTCACCGGCGACCACGAGCGCGCCGACGCCCTGCACGAGCGCGCCAGGCTGCTCGCCGTCCGCGAGTCGCACCGGCGGATGGAGCACTTCGCCGACGTCGGCCTCGCACTCGCGGCGCGCCGCCGCGGCGCCCTGGAGGAGGCGGAGACGCGCCTGCGCGGCTGGCTGGACTGGTGCCGCGGCATCGACGGCGCGCCCGGACTGGCGTTCCTGCTGGCCGAGCTGGGGTTCATCGCCGAGCTCCGCGGCGACGCGGCCGGTGCCCTCGCCCTGCACGCCGAGGGGCTGGCGGCGGCCCGCGCCACCGGCAACCCGCGCGCCGTGGCACTCGCCCTCGAAGGCACCGCGGGCGCGCAGGCGCTCGCCGGGCGGATCGAGGACGCGGCGCGGTCGCTGGACGCCGCGTCCGGCCGCCGCGCGTCCGCGGGGGCGCCGCTGCCGCCCGCCGAACGCGGCGACGTCGACCGGATCACCGCCCGGATCGCTCAGGCGCGGCGGGCCAGGGGCAGCGCGAGCAGCATCACCGCGCCGGTCAGCACGAACGCGGCCGGGTAG
- a CDS encoding ABC transporter permease subunit: MRHADAKTAGRPAGAARLPLPAVTGVLGQPAAALLVVVVAAIVVPQYWLFLATSVLVSAVALLGLGIVGRAGMNSLCQLSFAAVGAWTVAQLNVWESPGTLILWTFAGGLAAMPFGVLIGLPALRLRGVHLAVVTLGFAAAADVVIAAVNFPGVDTYQQVIRPTFIATDRQYFVYAGLMFVVVALAVELLGRTRMGAAWRAVRFSERATAASGTSVARAKLSAFALSAFAAGLSGGLLAGQVGMITAQNFGTIGSLALFVVAVMAGTEYVGGALFGGVLMAFVPELFRRAGVSQDWANVLFGVGAVQALSQGSSISEGMARKLRARRPAAVPPPRTPSDPGAPPLGTEPLLEVTGLGVRFGQVVALQDVDLVVPEGTVMGLIGPNGAGKSTLTDALSGFLPSATGSVTLGGRSLDGLPVHRRAAAGLRRTFQQDRVPTGLTVGAYLRFAAHRAVTRDELEEVRDFLGCPSLEAHVFDLDVGSRRLLEVAATILARPRLIVLDEPAAGLAHAESLALADRLIEVPARFGASVLLIEHDLDMVRRACASVVVLDFGAVIAAGPPAEVLARPEVARAYLGDEVALT, from the coding sequence ATGCGGCACGCTGATGCGAAGACCGCCGGGCGCCCGGCAGGCGCCGCGCGGCTGCCGCTGCCCGCGGTGACGGGCGTCCTCGGCCAGCCGGCCGCGGCGCTGCTGGTCGTCGTGGTCGCGGCGATCGTCGTCCCGCAGTACTGGCTGTTCCTCGCGACTTCGGTGCTGGTGTCGGCGGTGGCCCTGCTCGGCCTCGGCATCGTCGGCCGCGCCGGGATGAACTCGCTGTGCCAGCTGTCGTTCGCGGCGGTCGGCGCGTGGACGGTCGCCCAGCTCAACGTGTGGGAGTCCCCGGGGACGCTGATCCTGTGGACGTTCGCGGGCGGCCTCGCCGCGATGCCGTTCGGCGTGCTGATCGGCCTGCCGGCGCTGCGGCTGCGCGGCGTGCACCTCGCCGTCGTCACGCTCGGGTTCGCCGCCGCCGCCGACGTCGTGATCGCCGCCGTGAACTTCCCGGGCGTGGACACCTACCAGCAGGTCATCCGGCCCACGTTCATCGCCACCGACCGGCAGTACTTCGTGTACGCGGGCCTGATGTTCGTGGTGGTCGCGCTGGCGGTCGAGCTGCTCGGACGCACCCGGATGGGCGCCGCGTGGCGCGCCGTCCGGTTCTCCGAGCGCGCCACCGCCGCGTCGGGGACCAGCGTCGCCCGCGCGAAGCTGTCGGCGTTCGCGCTCAGCGCGTTCGCCGCGGGCCTGTCCGGCGGCCTGCTCGCCGGGCAGGTCGGCATGATCACGGCGCAGAACTTCGGGACGATCGGCTCGCTCGCCCTGTTCGTCGTCGCCGTCATGGCGGGCACCGAGTACGTCGGCGGTGCCCTGTTCGGCGGCGTCCTGATGGCGTTCGTGCCGGAGCTGTTCCGCCGGGCCGGGGTCTCCCAGGACTGGGCGAACGTGCTGTTCGGCGTCGGCGCCGTCCAGGCGCTGTCGCAGGGCAGCAGCATCAGCGAGGGGATGGCCCGCAAGCTGCGCGCCCGCCGTCCCGCGGCCGTCCCCCCGCCGCGGACGCCGTCGGACCCCGGCGCCCCGCCGCTCGGCACCGAGCCGCTGCTGGAGGTCACGGGCCTCGGCGTCCGGTTCGGGCAGGTCGTCGCGCTCCAGGACGTGGACCTCGTCGTGCCCGAGGGCACCGTCATGGGCCTCATCGGCCCGAACGGCGCGGGCAAGTCGACCCTCACCGACGCGCTCTCGGGGTTCCTGCCGTCGGCGACCGGGTCCGTCACGCTCGGCGGCCGTTCCCTGGACGGGCTGCCCGTGCACCGCCGCGCCGCCGCCGGGCTGCGGCGCACGTTCCAGCAGGACCGCGTCCCGACCGGGCTCACCGTCGGCGCCTACCTGCGGTTCGCGGCGCACCGCGCCGTCACCCGCGACGAGCTGGAGGAGGTCCGCGACTTCCTCGGCTGCCCGTCGCTGGAGGCGCACGTCTTCGACCTGGACGTCGGCAGCCGCCGCCTCCTGGAGGTGGCCGCCACGATCCTCGCGCGGCCCAGGCTGATCGTGCTGGACGAGCCCGCCGCGGGCCTCGCGCACGCCGAGTCGCTCGCGCTCGCCGACCGGCTCATCGAGGTCCCGGCGAGGTTCGGCGCGTCCGTCCTGCTCATCGAGCACGACCTCGACATGGTCCGCCGGGCCTGCGCGAGCGTCGTCGTGCTGGACTTCGGCGCCGTCATCGCCGCGGGCCCGCCCGCGGAGGTGCTCGCGCGGCCCGAGGTCGCCCGCGCCTACCTGGGAGACGAGGTCGCGCTCACATGA
- a CDS encoding ABC transporter ATP-binding protein produces the protein MKELRLEDVAVARGGAPIVRDVTLTASAGEVTVLLGPNGAGKTTLLEAVAGVLPLASGRLTGDGEDLTGLDRVARARRGIALVEQGRTVFTQLTVAENLRAVRRSATDRTVELFPELEKRMDVQAGLLSGGEQQMVVLARALAMDPSVLLIDEMSLGLAPVIVKRLLPAVRSLADEGCAVLLVEQFATLALEVADTAHVLAGGRLTHSGPAAPLRKAPDVLHAAYLGEAVSEPEARS, from the coding sequence ATGAAGGAACTGAGACTGGAGGACGTGGCGGTCGCCCGGGGCGGCGCGCCGATCGTCCGGGACGTCACGCTGACCGCGTCCGCCGGGGAGGTGACCGTCCTGCTCGGGCCCAACGGCGCGGGGAAGACGACCCTGCTGGAGGCCGTGGCGGGCGTGCTGCCCCTCGCGTCCGGGCGGCTGACCGGGGACGGCGAGGACCTCACCGGCCTCGACCGGGTGGCGCGGGCGCGGCGCGGCATCGCGCTCGTCGAGCAGGGCCGCACGGTGTTCACGCAGCTGACCGTCGCCGAGAACCTGCGGGCCGTCCGCCGCTCCGCGACCGACCGCACCGTCGAACTCTTCCCCGAGCTGGAGAAGCGCATGGACGTGCAGGCCGGGCTGCTGTCCGGCGGCGAGCAGCAGATGGTGGTGCTCGCCCGCGCGCTCGCGATGGACCCGTCCGTGCTGCTGATCGACGAGATGTCGCTCGGCCTCGCGCCGGTGATCGTGAAGCGGCTGCTTCCGGCCGTTCGGTCGCTGGCGGACGAGGGGTGCGCGGTGCTGCTGGTCGAGCAGTTCGCCACGCTCGCCCTGGAGGTCGCCGACACCGCGCACGTGCTGGCCGGGGGGCGGCTCACCCACAGCGGCCCCGCGGCGCCCCTCCGCAAGGCCCCCGACGTGCTGCACGCCGCCTACCTTGGTGAGGCCGTGAGCGAACCCGAAGCGAGGAGTTGA
- a CDS encoding ABC transporter substrate-binding protein, which produces MRFTPLFAAALLALPLAACADDSTGSDSGPINIGSVSTLSGPVTFPEASQAARAVFDEVNANGGVNGRKIAYTTADDKGDPASAALAARDVIQNKKAVALAGGASLVDCQVNGPLYDRNKITDVRGIGVDPGCFTSPNISPVNTGPFFGSTVTLYYASEKLKLNKICAFFSIIGSTANAYREGVDRWSKITGKKLVVNDLSLSASTTDYTPYVLRARSAGCQAVLFNGVEPMSIGWVKAAQAQNINNIKWLFLASTYTVEAAKALGPAGKNVVALSEFEPYTDVRSEANKDWRATMTKHKVPLTAFAQGGYLAAQHLVTVLKSIKGDITREAVTSAMKNLKPLDSAMTGMPFAFGSGSTHASNLAAKFVRPDAKGDWTVLTPEWVKLPNA; this is translated from the coding sequence ATGCGATTCACACCCCTCTTCGCCGCCGCTCTTCTCGCCCTTCCCCTGGCGGCCTGCGCCGACGACTCCACGGGGTCCGACTCCGGGCCCATCAACATCGGGTCGGTCTCCACCCTGAGCGGCCCGGTCACCTTCCCCGAGGCGTCGCAGGCGGCCCGCGCCGTCTTCGACGAGGTCAACGCGAACGGCGGCGTCAACGGCCGCAAGATCGCCTACACCACCGCCGACGACAAGGGCGACCCGGCCAGCGCCGCGCTCGCCGCCCGCGACGTCATCCAGAACAAGAAGGCCGTGGCCCTCGCGGGCGGTGCCAGCCTGGTCGACTGCCAGGTCAACGGACCGCTGTACGACCGCAACAAGATCACTGACGTCCGCGGCATCGGCGTGGACCCCGGCTGCTTCACCTCGCCGAACATCTCGCCGGTCAACACCGGCCCGTTCTTCGGCTCGACCGTGACCCTCTACTACGCCTCCGAGAAGCTGAAGCTCAACAAGATCTGCGCCTTCTTCTCGATCATCGGCAGCACGGCCAACGCCTACCGCGAGGGCGTCGACCGCTGGTCCAAGATCACCGGCAAGAAGCTCGTCGTCAACGACCTGAGCCTGTCGGCCTCCACCACCGACTACACCCCCTACGTCCTGCGGGCCCGCAGCGCCGGCTGCCAGGCGGTGCTGTTCAACGGCGTCGAGCCGATGTCCATCGGCTGGGTCAAGGCCGCGCAGGCGCAGAACATCAACAACATCAAGTGGCTCTTCCTCGCCTCCACCTACACGGTCGAGGCCGCGAAGGCGCTGGGCCCGGCGGGCAAGAACGTCGTGGCGCTGTCGGAGTTCGAGCCCTACACCGACGTCCGGTCCGAGGCCAACAAGGACTGGCGGGCGACCATGACCAAGCACAAGGTGCCGCTCACCGCCTTCGCGCAGGGCGGCTACCTCGCCGCCCAGCACCTGGTCACGGTGCTGAAGTCGATCAAGGGCGACATCACCCGTGAGGCCGTCACCAGCGCGATGAAGAACCTCAAGCCGCTGGACTCGGCCATGACCGGGATGCCGTTCGCGTTCGGGTCCGGCAGCACCCACGCCTCCAACCTCGCGGCGAAGTTCGTGAGGCCGGACGCGAAGGGCGACTGGACGGTCCTGACGCCCGAATGGGTCAAGCTTCCCAATGCTTGA